A stretch of Lactuca sativa cultivar Salinas chromosome 6, Lsat_Salinas_v11, whole genome shotgun sequence DNA encodes these proteins:
- the LOC128126588 gene encoding probable polygalacturonase At3g15720 — translation MLKNAILFFSTPPFLDLQGFLMVVLLSMSCLSFGSKITSVATYDVTSYGAKGDGNTDDSSAFLRAWDDLCGDMSPEPTLIIPSDKTFLINPVAFNGPCKSQNVNIKLLGNITAPKILDGWKGCIKNNIWIYFTSVQGLKIQGPGQIDGQGSIWWKKEGQTKTNACNRPTALHFNSCNGLQLSGTKHINSPKIHMSINGCEGVDVGNIQIFAPGVSPNTDGIDISYSSHVNIHDSNIQTGDDCVAINGGTYDINVTRVFCGPGHGISIGSLGENGGHDTVEQVRVENCNISGTTNGLRIKTVPYGTGYARGIVFQDIHLVNVENPIIIDQHYCTNSENSDCPAPPDASAVKVSDVTYTNIYGSSATKQAITFNCSGKYNCTEIITNEVGITGLNEISYCQNTQGKFIDTTPPINCY, via the exons ATGCTTAAAAATGCAATACTATTCTTCAGTACTCCACCTTTTCTCGATCTGCAGGGTTTCTTGATGGTAGTCTTGTTGAGCATGTCTTGTTTATCATTTGGCTCGAAAATCACAAGTGTTGCCACCTACGATGTAACATCTTATGGTGCAAAAGGAGATGGAAATACAGATGACTCCAgt GCTTTCCTTCGAGCATGGGACGATTTATGTGGAGATATGTCGCCAGAACCGACATTGATAATTCCATCAGACAAGACATTTTTGATAAACCCGGTGGCATTCAATGGTCCATGCAAATCCCAAAATGTAAATATTAAG CTGTTGGGTAACATCACTGCACCGAAGATTCTCGATGGATGGAAAGGTTGCATTAAGAATAACATTTGGATATACTTCACATCCGTGCAAGGACTCAAGATCCAAGGACCTGGTCAAATTGATGGCCAGGGATCCATTTGGTGGAAAAAGGAG GGGCAAACTAAAACCAATGCATGCAATCGCCCAACT GCTTTACACTTTAATTCTTGTAACGGCCTTCAGTTGAGTGGTACAAAACATATCAACAGCCCGAAGATACATATGAGTATCAATGGTTGTGAAGGTGTAGATGTTGGAAATATTCAAATTTTTGCTCCTGGAGTCAGCCCCAATACTGATGGGATAGACATCAGTTATTCTTCCCATGTTAATATCCATGATTCTAACATTCAAACTG GTGATGATTGTGTTGCTATAAATGGTGGCACGTATGATATTAACGTAACAAGAGTGTTCTGTGGACCTGGTCATGGCATAAG TATCGGAAGCCTTGGGGAAAACGGTGGTCACGACACAGTTGAACAAGTTCGTGTAGAAAATTGTAACATCTCAGGAACAACAAATGGGTTACGAATCAAAACGGTGCCG TATGGAACGGGGTATGCTAGGGGGATTGTATTTCAGGACATTCATCTGGTAAACGTtgaaaatccaattataattgaTCAACATTACTGCACTAATTCTGAAAATTCGGATTGCCCCGCACCG CCAGATGCATCGGCTGTAAAAGTGAGCGATGTTACGTATACGAATATATATGGGTCATCGGCAACAAAGCAAGCTATTACTTTCAATTGCAGTGGAAAGTACAATTGTACTGAAATTATAACAAACGAAGTTGGAATAACGGGACTTAACGAAATTTCTTACTGCCAAAACACTCAAGGAAAATTTATTGATACCACCCCTCCTATTAATTGTTATTAG
- the LOC128126589 gene encoding probable polygalacturonase At3g15720, translating to MLKNAILFFSTPPFLDLQGFLMVVLLSMSCLSFGSKITSVATYDVTSYGAKGDGNTVTPAFLRAWDDLCGDMSPEPTLIIPSDKTFLINPVAFNGPCKSQNVNIKLLGNITAPKILDGWKGCIKNNIWIYFTSVQGLKIQGPGQIDGQGSIWWKKEGQTKTNACNRPTALHFNSCNGLQLSGTKHINSPKIHMSINGCEGVDVGNIQIFAPGVSPNTDGIDISYSSHVNIHDSNIQTGDDCVAINGGTYDINVTRVFCGPGHGISIGSLGENGGHDTVEQVRVENCNISGTTNGLRIKTVPYGTGYARGIVFQDIHLVNIENPIIIDQHYCTNSENSDCPAPPDASAVKVSDVTYTNIYGSSATKQAITFNCSGKYNCTEIVTNEVGITGLNEISYCQNTQGKFIDTTPPINCY from the exons ATGCTTAAAAATGCAATACTATTCTTCAGTACTCCACCTTTTCTCGATCTGCAGGGTTTCTTGATGGTAGTCTTGTTGAGCATGTCTTGTTTATCATTTGGCTCGAAAATCACAAGTGTTGCCACCTACGATGTAACATCTTATGGTGCAAAAGGAGATGGAAATACAGTGACTCCA GCTTTCCTTCGAGCATGGGACGATTTATGTGGAGATATGTCGCCAGAACCGACATTGATAATTCCATCAGACAAGACATTTTTGATAAACCCGGTGGCATTCAATGGTCCATGCAAATCCCAAAATGTAAATATTAAG CTGTTGGGTAACATCACTGCACCGAAGATTCTCGATGGATGGAAAGGTTGCATTAAGAATAACATTTGGATATACTTCACATCCGTGCAAGGACTCAAGATCCAAGGACCTGGTCAAATTGATGGCCAGGGATCCATTTGGTGGAAAAAGGAG GGGCAAACTAAAACCAATGCATGCAATCGCCCAACT GCTTTACACTTTAATTCTTGTAACGGCCTTCAGTTGAGTGGTACAAAACATATCAACAGCCCGAAGATACATATGAGTATCAATGGTTGTGAAGGTGTAGATGTTGGAAATATTCAAATTTTTGCTCCTGGAGTCAGCCCCAATACTGATGGGATAGACATCAGTTATTCTTCCCATGTTAATATCCATGATTCTAACATTCAAACTG GTGATGATTGTGTTGCTATAAATGGTGGCACGTATGATATTAACGTAACAAGAGTGTTCTGTGGACCTGGTCATGGCATAAG TATCGGAAGCCTTGGGGAAAACGGTGGTCACGACACAGTTGAACAAGTTCGTGTAGAAAATTGTAACATCTCAGGAACAACAAATGGGTTACGAATCAAAACGGTGCCG TATGGAACGGGGTATGCTAGGGGGATTGTATTTCAGGACATTCATCTGGTAAACATtgaaaatccaattataattgaTCAACATTACTGCACTAATTCTGAAAATTCGGATTGCCCCGCACCG CCAGATGCATCGGCTGTAAAAGTGAGCGATGTTACGTATACGAATATATATGGGTCATCGGCAACAAAGCAAGCTATTACTTTCAATTGCAGTGGAAAGTACAATTGTACTGAAATTGTAACAAACGAAGTTGGAATAACGGGACTTAACGAAATTTCTTACTGCCAAAACACTCAAGGAAAATTTATTGATACCACCCCTCCTATTAATTGTTATTAG
- the LOC111900843 gene encoding probable polygalacturonase At3g15720 — translation MGCVGAIKDGDDCVAINGGTYDINVTRVFCGPSHGISLGEIGGHDTVEQVHVENCNISGTTNGLRIKTVSYGTGYARWIVFQDIHLVNVVNPIIIDQHYRTNSENTDCPAPPDASAVKVSDVTYTNIYGSSATKQVITFNCSGKYNYTEIATNEVGITELDETSYCQNTQGKFIDTNPPINCY, via the exons ATGGGGTGTGTGGGTGCAATTAAGGATG GTGATGATTGTGTTGCTATAAATGGTGGCACGTATGATATTAATGTAACAAGAGTGTTCTGTGGACCTAGTCATGGCATAAG CCTTGGGGAAATCGGTGGTCACGACACAGTTGAACAAGTTCATGTAGAAAATTGTAACATCTCAGGAACAACAAATGGGTTACGAATCAAAACGGTGTCG TATGGAACGGGGTATGCTAGGTGGATTGTATTTCAGGACATTCATCTGGTAAACGTTGTAAATCCAATTATAATTGATCAACATTACCGCACTAATTCTGAAAATACGGATTGCCCCGCACCG CCAGATGCATCAGCTGTAAAAGTGAGCGATGTTACGTATACGAATATATATGGGTCATCGGCAACAAAGCAAGTTATTACTTTCAATTGCAGTGGAAAGTACAACTATACTGAAATTGCAACAAACGAAGTTGGAATAACGGAACTTGACGAAACTTCTTACTGCCAAAACACTCAAGGAAAATTTATTGATACCAACCCTCCTATTAATTGTTATTAG